In Lemur catta isolate mLemCat1 chromosome 18, mLemCat1.pri, whole genome shotgun sequence, a genomic segment contains:
- the LOC123623647 gene encoding zinc finger protein with KRAB and SCAN domains 7 isoform X1 translates to MTTEGRGSTVGLIPRSAVFQKQEGRLTVKQEPESQTWGQGCSLQKNHPPVCEIFRLHFRQLCYHEMSGPQEALSRLRELCRWWLMPEVHTKEQILELLVLEQFLSILPGELRTWVQLHHPESGEEAVAVVEDFQRHLNGSGEVSTLAQEQEMHLEETTALGTTKESPPTSPLSGGSVPGAYLEPPHDPGAHHLSSGHFAQLASPFPALPQAGNSGGQAEATVLRMVRPQDTAVYEDLSVDYTEKKWKGLALYRNMMLENNRSTASLGENRMESSELTLKQEISKGSESSDRTPGGLFPGGPEAEDVSEDTFKKLEGQPSDEEGSKLESDFFEVTDEDKKKSTKDRCEDYKELEEQPNLSFSPTEHEGTLKGQKSYQCDECGKAFNRSSHLIGHQRIHTGEKPYVCNECGKTFRQTSQLIVHLRTHTGEKPYECSECGKTYRHSSHLIQHQRLHNGEKPYKCNECAKAFTQSSRLIDHQRTHTGEKPYECNECGEAFIRSKSLVRHQVLHSGKKPYRCNECGRAFCSNRNLIDHQRIHTGEKPYECNACGKAFSRSKCLTRHQSLHTGEKPYKCSECGKAFNQNSQLVDHERIHTGEKPFECSECGKAFSLSKCLIRHQRLHTGEKPYKCNECGKSFNQNSHLIIHQRIHTGEKPYECNECGKVFSYSSSLMVHQRTHTGEKPYKCNDCGKAFSDSSQLIVHQRVHTGEKPYECSECGKAFSQRSTFNHHQRTHTGEKPSGLARSVS, encoded by the exons ATGACCACTGAAGGCAGGGGATCAACTGTAGGCCTCATCCCCAGGAGTGCTGTTTTCCAGAAGCAGGAGGGGCGCTTGACTGTGAAGCAGGAGCCAGAGAGCCAGAcctgggggcagggctgcagTCTCCAAAAGAACCACCCTCCTGTCTGTGAAATCTTTCGGCTGCACTTTAGGCAGTTATGTTACCACGAGATGTCTGGGCCACAGGAAGCTCTGAGCCGGCTCCGGGAGCTCTGCCGCTGGTGGCTGATGCCAGAGGTACACACCAAGGAGCAGATCCTGGAGCTGCTGGTGCTGGAGCAGTTCCTGAGCATCCTGCCTGGGGAACTCCGGACCTGGGTGCAGCTCCATCATCCTGAGAGTGGCGAGGAGGCTGTGGCTGTGGTGGAGGATTTCCAAAGACACCTTAATGGATCAGGAGAG gtTTCAACCCTGGCACAGGAACAGGAAATGCATTTGGAGGAGACGACAGCTCTGGGTACAACAAAGGAATCTCCTCCTACCTCACCCCTCAGTGGGGGCTCAGTCCCTGGAGCCTACTTGGAGCCTCCTCATGACCCAGGAGCACACCACCTGTCCAGTGGGCACTTTG cTCAACTTGCTTCCCCATTTCCTGCCCTTCCCCAAGCGGGGAACTCAGGAGGACAAGCAGAGGCAACTGTGCTTCGGATGGTCAGGCCCCAG GACACTGCAGTGTATGAGGACCTGTCTGTGGACTATACTGAGAAGAAGTGGAAAGGTCTGGCCCTTTACCGGAACATGATGTTGGAAAATAACCGCAGCACGGCCTCATTGG GTGAGAACAGGATGGAGAGTTCAGAGTTGACTTTGAAACAGGAAATTTCTAAAGGATCAGAGTCATCTGATAGGACACCAGGGGGACTCTTTCCTGGGGGACCAGAGGCTGAAGATGTCTCTGAAGATACTTTCAAGAAGCTAGAAGGGCAACCCTCAGATGAAGAAGGGAGCAAActagaaagtgatttttttgaaGTAACAGATGAGGATAAGAAAAAATCCACAAAAGACAGGTGTGAGGACTATAAGGAACTCGAAGAACAACCAAATCTGTCCTTCAGTCCTACGGAACATGAAGGAACCCTAAAGGGACAGAAATCCTATCAATGTGATGAATGCGGGAAAGCCTTCAATCGGAGTTCACACCTTATTGGccatcagagaatccacactggagagaaaccctatgtgTGTAATGAATGTGGTAAGACCTTCAGGCAAACCTCTCAGCTCATTGTTCATCTCAGAACACACACGGGGgaaaaaccctatgaatgcaGCGAGTGTGGAAAGACCTATCGTCATAGCTCCCATCTCATTCAACACCAAAGACTCCATAATGGGGAGAAACcttataaatgtaatgaatgtgcgAAAGCCTTCACTCAGAGTTCCCGACTCATTGACCACCAGAGAACTCATACTggggagaaaccttatgaatgtaatgAGTGTGGAGAGGCATTCATTCGGAGTAAAAGTCTTGTGCGACATCAGGTCCTTCACAGTGGTAAGAAACCTTACAGGTGTAATGAGTGTGGGAGAGCTTTCTGTTCTAATAGAAATCTCATAGAccatcagagaatccacactggggagaagcctTATGAGTGTAATGCATGTGGCAAGGCCTTCAGTCGGAGCAAATGTCTTACTCGACATCAGAGCCTCCATACTGGGGAAAAGCCATACAAATGTAgcgaatgtgggaaagccttcaatCAGAATTCTCAACTTGTTGATCATGAacgaattcatactggagaaaaaccttttGAATGTAGTGAGTGTGGTAAGGCATTCAGTCTGAGTAAATGTCTTATTCGGCACCAGAGACTTCACACAGGTGAAAAGCCCTATAAGTGCAACGAGTGTGGAAAGTCCTTTAATCAAAATTCGCACCTTATTATacaccagagaattcacactggtgagaaaccctatgaatgtaatgaGTGTGGAAAGGTCTTCAGTTATAGTTCCAGCCTTATGGTACATCAGAGAACACATACTGGGGAAAAACCCTATAAATGCAACGattgtgggaaagcctttagtgACAGCTCACAGCTTATTGTGCACcagagagttcacactggagagaaaccttatgaatgtagtgagtgtgggaaagcctttagtcAGCGCTCCACTTTTAATCACCACCAGcgaactcacactggagagaagccctcaGGTCTGGCTCGGTCAGTTTCTTAA
- the LOC123623647 gene encoding zinc finger protein with KRAB and SCAN domains 7 isoform X2, whose product MTTEGRGSTVGLIPRSAVFQKQEGRLTVKQEPESQTWGQGCSLQKNHPPVCEIFRLHFRQLCYHEMSGPQEALSRLRELCRWWLMPEVHTKEQILELLVLEQFLSILPGELRTWVQLHHPESGEEAVAVVEDFQRHLNGSGEVSTLAQEQEMHLEETTALGTTKESPPTSPLSGGSVPGAYLEPPHDPGAHHLSSGHFAQLASPFPALPQAGNSGGQAEATVLRMVRPQDTAVYEDLSVDYTEKKWKGLALYRNMMLENNRSTASLEQVRTGWRVQS is encoded by the exons ATGACCACTGAAGGCAGGGGATCAACTGTAGGCCTCATCCCCAGGAGTGCTGTTTTCCAGAAGCAGGAGGGGCGCTTGACTGTGAAGCAGGAGCCAGAGAGCCAGAcctgggggcagggctgcagTCTCCAAAAGAACCACCCTCCTGTCTGTGAAATCTTTCGGCTGCACTTTAGGCAGTTATGTTACCACGAGATGTCTGGGCCACAGGAAGCTCTGAGCCGGCTCCGGGAGCTCTGCCGCTGGTGGCTGATGCCAGAGGTACACACCAAGGAGCAGATCCTGGAGCTGCTGGTGCTGGAGCAGTTCCTGAGCATCCTGCCTGGGGAACTCCGGACCTGGGTGCAGCTCCATCATCCTGAGAGTGGCGAGGAGGCTGTGGCTGTGGTGGAGGATTTCCAAAGACACCTTAATGGATCAGGAGAG gtTTCAACCCTGGCACAGGAACAGGAAATGCATTTGGAGGAGACGACAGCTCTGGGTACAACAAAGGAATCTCCTCCTACCTCACCCCTCAGTGGGGGCTCAGTCCCTGGAGCCTACTTGGAGCCTCCTCATGACCCAGGAGCACACCACCTGTCCAGTGGGCACTTTG cTCAACTTGCTTCCCCATTTCCTGCCCTTCCCCAAGCGGGGAACTCAGGAGGACAAGCAGAGGCAACTGTGCTTCGGATGGTCAGGCCCCAG GACACTGCAGTGTATGAGGACCTGTCTGTGGACTATACTGAGAAGAAGTGGAAAGGTCTGGCCCTTTACCGGAACATGATGTTGGAAAATAACCGCAGCACGGCCTCATTGG AGCAGGTGAGAACAGGATGGAGAGTTCAGAGTTGA